One Alkaliphilus sp. B6464 genomic window carries:
- a CDS encoding TRAP transporter large permease, with the protein MQSILPIIVLFILFFLNIPIAYALIGSSLFYFIFINTTMPMQMIIQQFVTSVESFPYLAVPFFIMVGSIMNYSGISEALMDFANVLVGHTRGGLAQVNVLLSALMGGISGSANADAAMQSKILVPEMEKKGFSKPFSAAITAASSAISPVIPPGTNLILYAIIANVSVGDMFLAAYMPGILMAVALMIAVHIISVKRDYKPSRDKMASFGELFRQFLKSIWALLIPFGIIMGMRMGMFTPTEAGGIAVLFCMIVGLFVYKQLKLEHIPLILKDTVKSTGAVMIIIASAKVFGYYLTLERIPQIITEGLMNMTDSPFILLMVINLLLLFIGMFIEGGAALVILAPLLVPAVKVFGVDPIHFGIIFIVNIMIGGLTPPFGSMMFTVCSIVDVTLEDFIKDVWPFIVALLVVLLLVTYSQGIALFTLNLFR; encoded by the coding sequence ATGCAATCTATTCTACCAATTATAGTTTTATTTATTTTATTTTTTCTAAACATACCAATAGCATACGCATTAATAGGTTCTTCCTTATTCTATTTTATATTCATTAATACTACGATGCCTATGCAAATGATAATTCAACAATTTGTAACTTCAGTAGAATCCTTCCCATACTTAGCAGTCCCATTCTTTATTATGGTAGGTTCTATAATGAATTATTCAGGAATAAGTGAAGCATTAATGGATTTTGCCAACGTTTTAGTAGGACATACTAGAGGAGGACTAGCCCAAGTTAACGTACTACTAAGTGCATTAATGGGTGGCATTTCAGGTTCTGCAAATGCAGATGCAGCTATGCAATCTAAAATACTAGTTCCTGAAATGGAAAAAAAAGGATTTTCTAAACCGTTTTCAGCCGCAATAACTGCTGCATCATCAGCAATAAGCCCAGTTATCCCTCCAGGAACAAATCTTATACTATATGCAATAATTGCCAATGTTTCAGTAGGTGATATGTTCTTAGCCGCATATATGCCAGGTATATTAATGGCTGTAGCTTTAATGATAGCTGTTCATATTATTTCGGTTAAAAGAGATTACAAACCAAGTAGAGATAAAATGGCATCTTTTGGCGAACTTTTTAGACAATTTTTAAAATCTATTTGGGCACTACTTATTCCTTTCGGAATAATCATGGGAATGAGAATGGGTATGTTCACTCCTACAGAAGCAGGGGGAATTGCAGTATTATTTTGTATGATAGTAGGACTTTTCGTGTATAAACAATTAAAATTAGAACATATACCATTAATATTGAAGGACACAGTAAAGAGTACTGGTGCTGTAATGATTATAATTGCAAGTGCTAAAGTGTTTGGTTACTACCTTACATTAGAAAGAATCCCACAAATAATAACAGAGGGACTTATGAATATGACAGATAGTCCTTTTATATTACTAATGGTAATTAACCTACTGTTATTATTTATAGGAATGTTTATTGAAGGTGGGGCAGCATTAGTAATTTTAGCTCCATTATTAGTACCAGCAGTTAAAGTATTTGGAGTAGACCCTATACATTTCGGAATTATATTTATAGTAAACATAATGATTGGAGGATTAACTCCACCATTTGGATCTATGATGTTTACAGTATGTTCCATAGTAGATGTAACTTTAGAGGACTTTATAAAAGATGTTTGGCCTTTCATAGTAGCCTTATTAGTAGTACTATTACTGGTTACTTATTCTCAAGGTATTGCATTATTTACTTTAAACTTATTTAGATAA
- a CDS encoding TRAP transporter small permease codes for MDNFLERFRKDFELYLGSLFLSITTVIVIMNVFTRYFLRFTFTWAEEVAVGAFVWTIFLGFASAYKKKDLIGVEVLVVLLPEKGRNIVEFLTSIIITILSALMFYFSYIYVAGSTKITAALEVSYKYVYASIVLAFALITLYSIYFSIQSFKKLSFNKSIKN; via the coding sequence ATGGATAATTTTTTAGAAAGATTTAGAAAAGATTTTGAGCTTTATTTAGGAAGCCTTTTCTTATCAATAACTACAGTTATAGTAATTATGAACGTATTTACTAGATACTTTTTAAGGTTTACATTTACCTGGGCAGAAGAAGTTGCTGTAGGTGCATTTGTATGGACTATATTCCTAGGTTTTGCTAGTGCATATAAAAAGAAGGACCTTATAGGGGTAGAAGTATTAGTGGTTTTATTACCTGAAAAGGGAAGAAATATAGTAGAATTTTTAACTTCTATAATTATAACTATTTTATCAGCACTTATGTTTTACTTTAGTTATATCTATGTAGCAGGATCTACAAAGATAACAGCGGCTTTAGAAGTATCTTATAAGTATGTATATGCATCTATAGTACTTGCTTTTGCATTGATTACTTTATATTCAATTTATTTTTCCATACAAAGTTTCAAAAAATTATCTTTTAATAAAAGTATAAAAAATTAG